Part of the Pseudomonas chlororaphis genome, CCGACTCCGAACGCCTGGCCGAACAGACGCAAGGCGAACCCACCGGCACCCTGCGCATCACCGCACCGCTGACCTTCGGCACCGAACGCCTGGCCCCGGCACTGGCGGATTTCAACCAGCGCTTTCCCCAGGTCAAGCTCGACGTGGTGCTGACCAACCAGCGCCTGGACCTGCTCGACCACGGGTTCGATGTCGCCATCCGCCTGGGTCATCCCGATCCGAAGATGATCGCCCGGCCGTTGATGGACTACACCCTCACCGTCTGTGCATCCAAGGCTTACCTGGCTCGACGAGGCACACCAAGGCAACCCGCCGACCTGCAACAGCATGACTGCCTGTCGTTCGCCTACTCGGCGGGAGACGAGTGGCGCTTCGCCCAGGACCACTGGCCGATCAACGGGCCAGAGGGCGCAATCAAGGTGCCGGTGAACGGCCCCATGCTGATCAACAGCTCTTCCGGCCTGCACCGTGCCGCGCTGGCCGGCATGGGCGTGGTGATGCTGCCCGACGCGTTGGTGGCCCAGGACCTGAAGGACGGACATCTGGTGGCGCTGCTGCAGGATTACCAATTGCCCCACCGGCCCATGAGCCTGATGTACGCGCAGGATCGCTACCGTTTGCCGAAGCTACGCAGTTTTGTCGAGTTCGCCCTGCAGCGTTGGGGTAAACCTCGAACAGCGGCCGAATGAGCGCATGACGAGGCTCGCCCGGACGCCGTGCGGCGCTAGTGGCGCACCGCCCCATCGGCTACTCTGCAACCGCGAACGAGCATTTTGATATCAAGGTTGATTGAGGGACGCATGATGGGAAATGCCTCGAACATGGATGCGTTGCGGTTCGACTTGTCGGACCTGGACGAAGGCGTGCTGCACACCATCCTGGAGCTGGTCAGCGACGGCATCTGGGACTGGAACGCCAATACCGGTTTCGTCTACCGCAACCCCGGCTGGTACACGATGCTGGGTTACCCGCCGCATTCCCTCAACAACACCGTGCTGACCTGGGAAAACGTGATCCATCCCGAGGACTACCCGCGGGTGATGGCGTTGTTCGACGATTACCTGGAGCAGCGCTCCCCCGGCTACCAGGCCGAGTACCGCTGCCGCATGCGCGATGGCGGCTGGCTCTGGATCGAAGATCGCGGCTACATCATCGCCCGCAACGCCGACGGCACGGTGGCGCGCATGCTCGGCGCCCACCGCAGCATCGACGACAAGAAGCGCCTGTTCGAACAACTGGAGCGGCGCAATTCGTCATTGGAAGCGGCCATCGAAGAACGCACCCGCGAGCTGTCCCGGGTCAACCAGCAGTTGCAGGTCCAGCTCGATGAAAACCGCAGGCTGGCCGAAACCGACGCGCTGACGCGGGTTGCCAATCGCTATCGCCTGGAGCAGGCCCTGCCGCTGGCGTGCGAGCGCGCCCAGCGCTTTCGCGAGCCGTTGTGCCTGATCGCCATGGATGTCGATGACTTCAAGGACATCAACGATCGCTACGGCCACGCGTTCGGCGACGCGGCCCTGGTGCAAGTGGTGCAGAGTGTCCAGCGCAGCGAGCGTGACGGCGACTTGCTGGCGCGCTGGGGCGGCGATGAATTCATTCTGATCTTGCCCAACACCACCCTGGCTGACGCCCGGCTGGTGGCCGAAACCATTCGCCGTGGCCTGTCCGACCTGCTGCCGGTGGGCGACTTCCAGATCACCATGAGCTTCGGCGTGGTGCAGCGCCTCGACGATGAACAGCAGGCGGCGCTGCTGGACCGGGCGGACCAGGCGCTGTATCGCTCCAAGATGGCGGGCAAGAACGTGATCTGCGAGTAAAAAGAATGCAGCTTCGAGGCTCGTGAAACGGTCACAAGGGAATCCCCTGTCACCCGGTTTTCGACCTTGCCGACTCAATCCACTTCACCGTCTCGCGTTTACCTGGGCTGCGCCGGCTGGTCGCTGCCCCGGGAGCAGTGGCCTGCGTTTCCCGTCGAAGGGACTCATCTGCAGCGCTACAGTGCTCGATTCAGCGCCGTCGAGATCAACAGCTCGTTCTACCGTGCGCATCGCCCCGCCACCTACGCCAAGTGGGCTGACAGCGTTGCCCCCGGTTTCCGGTTCTCGGTCAAGGTACCCAGGCAGATCACCCATGAACGGCGCCTGATCGATTGCGAAGGA contains:
- a CDS encoding LysR family transcriptional regulator, with the translated sequence MDLFQAMTVYVKVVETGSLTAAAQACEMSTTMVGNHLRALEQRLGVRLINRTTRRQRLTEFGSTYYQRCLEVLGLVADSERLAEQTQGEPTGTLRITAPLTFGTERLAPALADFNQRFPQVKLDVVLTNQRLDLLDHGFDVAIRLGHPDPKMIARPLMDYTLTVCASKAYLARRGTPRQPADLQQHDCLSFAYSAGDEWRFAQDHWPINGPEGAIKVPVNGPMLINSSSGLHRAALAGMGVVMLPDALVAQDLKDGHLVALLQDYQLPHRPMSLMYAQDRYRLPKLRSFVEFALQRWGKPRTAAE
- a CDS encoding diguanylate cyclase codes for the protein MGNASNMDALRFDLSDLDEGVLHTILELVSDGIWDWNANTGFVYRNPGWYTMLGYPPHSLNNTVLTWENVIHPEDYPRVMALFDDYLEQRSPGYQAEYRCRMRDGGWLWIEDRGYIIARNADGTVARMLGAHRSIDDKKRLFEQLERRNSSLEAAIEERTRELSRVNQQLQVQLDENRRLAETDALTRVANRYRLEQALPLACERAQRFREPLCLIAMDVDDFKDINDRYGHAFGDAALVQVVQSVQRSERDGDLLARWGGDEFILILPNTTLADARLVAETIRRGLSDLLPVGDFQITMSFGVVQRLDDEQQAALLDRADQALYRSKMAGKNVICE